One part of the Syngnathus acus chromosome 17, fSynAcu1.2, whole genome shotgun sequence genome encodes these proteins:
- the greb1l gene encoding GREB1-like protein isoform X8 — protein MGNSYAGQLKSARFEEALHNSIEASLRSSSGDPQPIFTQLYLKPEPYPANVDADVKPKVEPHSGELPAQELLTNSHSSNDAEELEEEEDSDSNSPPLPYLQTPVPEGCCTMEGFCQAGKDLRLVSMATEPVDVPTGFELVGAKSPSVAEHILVCAVDRRFLPDDNGKNALLGFSGNCVGCGEKGFRYFTEFSNHINLKLSTQPKKQKHLKYYLVKNSQGALCKGPLICWKDSKTRQLSSGAASTSKPGSSSSVSSKENGGTSANGSSPFSLSDSPPTRMTPASVFFNSPNLSRECGFIKPLGATPGNKTLPLVPTALRVNGPTNGLAVDGRPPLLSPSQVTLGAQGQAYRSPDLGDSPVSSAMNSGPPKKRHRRWHPTSMVPVPPTAVPVPAIRPVVCPPGSVVGSVVSPQAPGPGVIQPQPVSAGASVIIPDNLLNCVGVRPVLLIGHGTLPYFYGNVGEVVVSPLLVGCYKNSPLSENTLESLGLSGSQQLSVETMILLTLQYLARLGPDQIPLREELEQIVLKAMLCCPGGTAISPSQLPWLARLEASVSGGAVQVVVTHNSLGEGICESLRSLSEGPHLRQSLPTYVLIIYSSKMSGNEFCVMVLGKYQARALAEGMLTTNEFLKEISYELITGKVSVLASHFKTTSLGDNLDKQLVRYQRRRKGQVIQPFQGDVTDHIHSQEAASMSPPSDRELLGKVFQIFPTQLSVARRLLSQVCSIADSGSQNLDLGRFCKVDFLVLVPPSHILVNQTAQRIRQSGVLLDLGMEESCPPQKCDKYVVRLDADVHAKMEAFMRKVKQNPYTLFVLIHDNSHVDLTSALSGSVCHGELQGLADRVVNCQEVLDAMNLLVLQVSCFPYTLQTRQSRISVHNEVHWPSDQSLESLPPGELAYFGLGDYSRSLQWGVASPILRCDDAFEKMVHTLLHRHPHLHSMVIRSYLLIQQYTEAMMALTSSPSLRDHITPETLAMVEDLINAPGREGSQGRGHMLLVRVPSLQLAMLARERLEDVRDKLGLQLCFAVLLGSPASEIILPRNFTCRLRAWRGCENEDWVPLTYEDLEGLPCIVILTGKDPLGETFPRSLKYSDLRLIDSSYLTRTALEQEVGLACTYVSVGVVQEPKKVAGPRESDAEKVVQDGEELERPQSNGSAATRTSGPLVENGVSSSDNTEAVPKPPACASKGVDTSGLKQECDSMGSQFPSNPPKTSSKAPPSLYSSSSSSSPSPSSSSAQRPSQSTQCGRRRHPKPAARVSPRTVIMSRPAYNLLSADSGSQLSSFSLLPHADMAWSSPLRPPVTASLHGWEQSAHYRRWSVAKQHHADYEAPSTSHPRRLLLSGPPQVGKTGAYLQFLRILFRMLIRLLEVDVFDEEESDEEEANEETSKVATGVNAQWPDIEDIRKLPFDPNPRGSKFRKASPVHCDKTPKRSRVLKEEDESQSEAKQETKSIRLTRFAAHNAFHHCEQCHHYCDASPATQLSECTFHAFTFCSSMLGEEVQLQFVIPKDKEQHFVFSQQGSHLESMRLPLVSTKGVFHVGVQDPDLLKSPIFTPTTGRQEHGLLNIYHAMEGAAHLHILVVKHFELPHYRKYWPNHILLVLPAMFNNSGVGAARFMIKELSYHNLELERNRWEEQGVKRQEVWPFIAMMDDSCVLWNAQQPVDNSETSEGGGSVLTNVSLKTVLRHMETTPKIPLYAMCGARKWNSGLARKAPGRPFSRGHLHDFVLLNVDLTQNVQYDLNRYSCEEVDFNLRVNSSGLLLCRFNSFSLMKKYIPVGGNQDYMVKPKLMVRALTCPYGEMENPAPISPSQYVCAPDSEQTLLDAPAQFLLEKFLQSCSHRLFPKAVQNPNNPVLSIDSYLNISPEISVCYINSRPHSTNLNHQGLVFSGLLLYLCDSFVVSGLLKKFRFLKGATLCVICQDRSSLRQTIVRLELEDEWQFRLRDEFQTANCSEDRPLYFLTGRHV, from the exons ATGGGGAATTCCTACGCCGGGCAGTTGAAGTCTGCTCGCTTCGAAGAGGCCCTGCACAACTCCATCGAGGCGTCGCTGCGCTCCAGCAGCGGAGATCCGCAACCCATCTTCACGCAGCTCTACCTGAAGCCCGAGCCTTATCCTGCCAACGTGGACG CTGACGTGAAACCCAAAGTGGAGCCCCACAGCGGCGAGCTCCCCGCCCAGGAGCTGCTGACCAACAGCCACTCATCCAATGACgcggaggagctggaggaggaagaagactcGGATAGCAACAGTCCCCCGCTGCCCTACTTGCAGACTCCTGTGCCAGAGGGCTGCTGCACTATGGAAG gatTCTGCCAGGCCGGCAAGGACCTGCGCCTAGTCTCCATGGCGACGGAGCCCGTCGATGTCCCGACGGGCTTCGAGCTGGTCGGCGCCAAGTCCCCCAGCGTGGCCGAGCACATCCTGGTGTGCGCCGTGGACCGCCGCTTTTTGCCCGACGACAACGgcaaaaatgcacttttag GTTTTTCCGGAAACTGCGTGGGCTGCGGCGAGAAGGGCTTTCGCTACTTCACCGAGTTCTCCAACCACATCAACCTGAAGCTGTCCACGCAGCCCAAGAAGCAGAAGCACTTAAAGTATTACCTGGTGAAGAACTCTCAGGGTGCTTTGTGCAAAGGACCGCTCATCTGCTGGAAAG ACAGTAAAACGCGGCAGTTGTCCAGCGGGGCGGCGTCCACGTCCAAACCCGGCTCGTCGTCCTCAGTCAGCAGCAAAGAGAACGGCGGAACCAGCGCAAACGGATCGTCTCCTTTCTCCCTTTCGG atTCTCCACCCACCAGAATGACGCCGGCTTCCGTGTTCTTCAATAGCCCGAATCTGAGCAGAGAGTGCGGCTTCATCAAGCCTCTCGGCGCCACGCCTGGAAACAAGACGCTCCCGCTAG TTCCCACCGCCTTGAGGGTAAACGGGCCAACAAATGGCTTGGCTGTGGACGGGCGTCCCCCCTTACTCAGCCCCTCCCAGGTCACCTTAGGAGCTCAGGGCCAAGCGTATCGAAGCCCCGACTTGGGAGACAGTCCGG TGTCATCTGCCATGAACTCCGGTCCTCCCAAGAAGCGCCATCGAAGGTGGCATCCCACTTCAATGGTCCCGGTCCCGCCCACGGCCGTCCCCGTGCCGGCCATCCGACCCGTCGTCTGCCCTCCGG GTTCTGTCGTAGGTTCTGTGGTTTCTCCCCAAGCCCCCGGGCCGGGCGTCATCCAGCCTCAGCCTGTCAGCGCGGGGGCATCCGTCATCATCCCAGACAACCTGCTCAACTGTGTGGGAGTTCGCCCCGTCCTCCTCATTG GGCACGGCACCTTACCTTATTTCTACGGCAATGTGGGGGAAGTGGTGgtgagccccctgctggtgGGCTGCTACAAGAACAGCCCACTGAGTGAGAACACATTGGAGAGCCTCGGCCTTAGCGGCAGCCAGCAGCTCAGCGTGGAGACCATGATTCTGCTCACGTTGCAGTACCTGGCACGTCTAG GTCCGGATCAGATCCCCCTTCGTGAAGAGCTGGAGCAGATCGTCCTGAAGGCCATGCTCTGCTGTCCCGGCGGTACCGCTATCTCCCCGTCCCAGCTGCCTTGGCTGGCTCGCTTGGAGGCCAGCGTTTCCGGTGGCGCGGTCCAAGTGGTGGTCACCCACAATTCGCTGGGCGAGGGCATCTGCGAGTCACTGCGCTCCCTCAGTGAGGGCCCCCACCTCCGGCAGTCGCTTCCCACCTACGTGCTTATCATATACTCCTCCAAGATGAGCGGCAACGAGTTCTGCGTGATGGTATTAG GAAAGTACCAAGCGAGGGCTTTAGCTGAAGGCATGCTGACCACCAACGAGTTCCTGAAGGAGATCAGCTACGAGCTCATCACAGGCAAAGTCAGCGTGTTGGCGTCTCACTTCAAAACCACCTCTCTAG GGGACAATCTGGACAAGCAGCTGGTGCGGTATCAGCGGCGACGGAAGGGCCAGGTCATCCAGCCCTTCCAGGGCGATGTCACTGACCACATCCACTCGCAGGAGGCCGCCAGCATGTCACCACCTTCGGACAGAG AACTGCTCGGCAAGGTCTTCCAGATCTTTCCGACGCAGTTGAGCGTGGCCCGACGCCTCCTCTCGCAGGTCTGCTCCATCGCCGACTCGGGCAGCCAGAACCTGGACTTGGGCCGCTTCTGCAAAGTAGATTTCCTGGTTCTGGTGCCGCCTTCTCACATTTTGGTCAACCAGACGGCACAGCGCATACGACaatcag GCGTCCTGTTGGACTTGGGGATGGAAGAGTCATGCCCGCCTCAGAAGTGCGACAAGTACGTGGTGCGCCTGGACGCTGACGTGCACGCCAAGATGGAGGCCTTTATGAGGAAAGTCAAACAGAACCCGTACACGCTGTTCGTCCTTATCCACGACAACTCTCATGTTGACCTCACCAG CGCTCTGTCGGGCTCCGTGTGCCACGGAGAGCTGCAAGGTCTGGCTGACCGCGTGGTCAACTGCCAGGAGGTCCTAGATGCAATGAACCTGCTGGTGCTGCAGGTCAGCTGCTTCCCGTACACGCTGCAGACCCGCCAGTCCCGCATCAGCGTGCACAATGAAGTGCACTGGCCCTCTGATCAAAGTCTG GAGTCGCTCCCTCCCGGCGAGTTGGCCTACTTTGGGCTGGGCGACTACAGCAGATCCCTGCAGTGGGGTGTGGCCAGCCCCATTCTGCGCTGTGACGATGCCTTTGAGAAGATGGTCCACACACTCCTGCACAG ACACCCCCACTTGCACAGCATGGTGATCCGCAGCTACCTGCTCATCCAGCAGTACACGGAGGCCATGATGGCGCTCACCTCTTCGCCGTCGCTGAGAGACCACATCACGCCAGAGACTCTAGCCATGGTGGAGGACCTGATCAACGCGCCCGGCCGGGAGGGCTCGCAAGGCCGCGGACACATGCTGCTGGTGCGCGTGCCTTCGCTGCAGCTGGCCATGTTGGCACGCGAGCGGCTCGAGGACGTGcgcgacaagctgggcctccaGCTGTGCTTCGCCGTGCTGCTGGGAAGCCCCGCCTCGGAGATCATTCTGCCCAGGAACTTCACGTGTCGCCTACGG GCCTGGCGGGGATGCGAGAATGAAGACTGGGTGCCGCTCACCTACGAGGATCTGGAGGGTCTGCCTTGCATCGTCATCCTCACGGGGAAAGACCCTCTTGGAGAGACCTTCCCCAG GTCTCTGAAATACAGCGACCTGCGTCTGATAGACTCCAGCTACCTGACGCGGACGGCCCTGGAGCAGGAGGTGGGCCTGGCCTGCACCTACGTGTCAGTGGGCGTGGTCCAGGAGCCCAAGAAGGTAGCCGGCCCTCGGGAGTCGGACGCCGAGAAGGTCGTTCAGGACGGCGAGGAGCTGGAGCGACCTCAGAGCAACGGCAGCGCGGCCACCAGGACCTCAGGACCCTTGGTGGAGAACGGAGTCAGTTCATCCGACAACACGGAGGCTGTCCCGAAGCCCCCGGCCTGCGCGTCCAAAGGCGTCGACACGTCGGGCCTCAAGCAGGAATGCGACTCCATGGGCAGTCAGTTCCCCTCCAACCCTCCCAAAACCTCCTCCAAGGCCCCTCCGTCGCTGTactccagctcctcctcctcctcgccgtCGCCCTCCTCCTCGTCGGCGCAGCGACCCAGCCAGTCCACGCAAtgtggccgccgccgccaccccaAGCCGGCGGCGCGCGTGTCGCCACGTACCGTCATCATGTCGCGGCCGGCGTACAACCTGCTGTCGGCCGACTCGGGCAGCCAGCTGAGCTCCTTCTCGCTCTTGCCCCATGCCGACATGGCCTGGAGCAGCCCGCTCAGGCCCCCGGTCACGGCGAGCCTGCACGGCTGGGAGCAGAGCGCCCACTATCGCCGGTGGAGCGTCGCCAAGCAGCACCACGCCGACTACGAGGCGCCATCCACGTCGCACCCTCGACGCCTCCTCCTAAGTGGACCGCCACAG GTGGGCAAAACGGGAGCTTACCTCCAATTCCTTCGCATCTTATTCCGGATGCTCATCCGACTGTTGGAGGTCGACGTGTTTGATGAGGAAGAATCAGACGAGGAAGAGGCAAATGAAG AGACGTCCAAGGTGGCAACGGGCGTAAATGCGCAGTGGCCTGACATCGAAGACATACGCAAGCTTCCCTTTGACCCCAACCCCCGAGGCTCCAAGTTCAGGAAGGCCAGCCCCGTCCACTGCGACAAGACGCCAAAGCGCTCCAGAG TTCTGAAGGAAGAAGACGAAAGCCAAAGTGAAGCCAAGCAGGAGACCAAGTCCATACGACTCACCCGCTTCGCAGCTCACAATGCCTTTCATCACTGTGAGCAGTGTCACCATTACTGTGATGCTAGCCCTGCAACGCAG CTGTCTGAGTGCACATTCCACGCTTTCACCTTCTGCTCGTCCATGCTCGGTGAGGAGGTCCAGCTCCAGTTTGTCATTCCCAAAGACAAGGAGCAGCACTTTGTCTTCAGTCAACAGGGGAGCCACCTGGAAAGCATGCGCCTTCCTCTGGTCTCCACCAAG ggGGTCTTTCATGTTGGTGTCCAGGACCCCGACCTGTTGAAGAGCCCCATTTTCACGCCAACGACGGGGCGCCAGGAGCACGGCCTGCTCAACATCTATCACGCCATGGAGGGCGCCGCACACCTGCACATCCTGGTGGTCAAGCACTTTGAGCTGCCCCACTACAGGAAGTACTGGCCCAACCACATCCTGCTCGTTCTGCCCGCCATGTTTAACAACTCCGGAGTCG GTGCAGCTCGCTTCATGATCAAGGAACTGTCCTACCACAACCTGGAGCTGGAGAGGAACCGGTGGGAGGAGCAAGGCGTCAAGCGGCAGGAAGTGTGGCCCTTCATCGCCATGATGGACGACTCGTGTGTGTTGTGGAACGCCCAGCAGCCCGTAGACAACAG CGAGACATCCGAGGGTGGCGGCTCAGTGCTTACCAACGTGTCCCTGAAAACGGTGCTGCGCCACATGGAGACCACGCCCAAGATCCCCCTCTACGCTATGTGTGGAGCTCGCAAGTGGAACAGCGGCCTTGCTCGCAAGGCGCCCGGCAGGCCCTTCAGCAGGGGCCACCTGCACGACTTTGTCCTGCTCAACGTGGATCTGACCCAGAACGTCCAGTACGACCTCAACCG ttacaGTTGTGAGGAGGTGGACTTCAATCTTCGGGTCAACAGCAGCGGACTCCTGCTGTGTCGCTTTAACAGCTTCAGCCTGATGAAGAAGTACATTCCAGTCGGGGGCAACCAAGACTACATGGTCAAACCCAAACTCATGGTGCGCGCCTTGACTTGTCCATACGGG GAAATGGAAAACCCCGCCCCCATCAGCCCTTCGCAGTACGTGTGCGCCCCCGACAGCGAGCAGACCCTGCTGGATGCGCCGGCCCAGTTTCtgctggaaaaattcctgcaGAGCTGCAGCCACCGATTGTTCCCCAAAGCCGTTCAGAACCCGAACAACCCGGTCCTGTCCATTGACAGCTACCTCAATATCAGCCCGGAG ATATCCGTGTGCTATATCAACTCCCGTCCACACTCCACCAACCTCAACCACCAGGGCCTGGTGTTCAGCGGCCTGCTGCTGTACCTCTGCGACTCCTTTGTCGTCTCCGGACTCCTCAAGAAGTTCCGCTTCCTCAAAG GCGCCACCTTGTGCGTCATCTGCCAGGACCGCAGCTCCCTGCGTCAGACCATCGTGCGTCTGGAGCTGGAGGACGAGTGGCAGTTTCGCCTACGCGACGAGTTCCAGACAGCCAACTGCAGCGAGGACCGACCCCTCTACTTTCTCACCGGACGCCACGTTTGA